The following is a genomic window from Niveispirillum cyanobacteriorum.
GCTAGAGCTGGAAGCCAAGGGCTATGCCGAGTTTGGCGTAACCGAGGCAGCCTGATCCATGACCGCCCCCGCTGTGCGCATCAGCATCGAATATGACGTGCCGGTCACGGGACCGGACGCGGATATCGTGCTGGGCGGGCTGATGGCCTACAACGCCGCGACCCTGCCGCCGGCCCAGGGCCGGTTCGTCACGGTGGCGGGCGATGGAGAGACGGGGGCGCCGCAGGCGGGCCTGTCGCTGACCCAATGGGGACGCGACGCCTATTGCTTCTGGGGTGTCTGGACCGTTCCCGGCATCGATCCCGGCCCGGCCATCGCCGCCGTGCTGGCGCGGACAGAGGCTGAACTGGCCCGCCGGGATGTCGACCGTTTCATCATGATCGTGCGCGCGCATGATGACACCGCACCCTATCTGGCCGCCGGTTATGCGGTACGCCAAGTGATCGGTCCGCATATTCGGGGGGGTGTCTTCACCATCCTGGAAAGGCGGATCAGCAAGGGGGAGGCGACCACGCCCGCCGGATTTGCCCTGGCCATCCACGAACCGCCGCCCCGCCATCTGGCCAAGGAAATCTGGCGCATCACCGATGCCCGCCGGCAGGGCCTGCTGGGCTCGCCCGTGAAACTGGTGGCGGCTTACGTCCGCGATATCGTGACCAACGCCCCGCGCGGGGCCGCCCTTTGCTATGCCGTGGATAGCGACTTCATGGTCGACATGGTCTGGCTGGAGGACAGCCTGCGCGGGACCGGCACTGGTTACGCCATGCTGGCCGCCGCCCTGGATGAGGGGCGCAGGCTGGGCTGCACGCGGGCGGCGGTGGAAACGATGGATTGCCAGGCGCCCCAATTCTATCCGCTGCACGGGTTCCAGCGTTTCGGCCTTGCCGAATATGACGTGCCGGGCCTGAACATGAACTTCTACGACATGAAGCTTTGAACCATGCGCGACGAACAGAACCAGACGGCCCGGAATTTCGTGGAACAGGTGGTGGCACTGGCCCCCGCCCTGGTCGGCCCGCGCGCCGATGGCCTGGACCGGTTCGCCAAGGCGGGCCTGCCCAGCACACGGGCTGAAGCCTGGAAATTCACCAACCTGCGCGGTCTGGACAAGCTCACCCTGGGCCCCGCCCCGGATGCCGCGACCGTAACCGTGGATGCCATCCCGACCGCCCTGGACACCCCGGCCCCGCGTCTGGTGTTTGTGGCCGGGCAGTACCGGGCCGACCTGTCGCGCGTGGGCGACCTGCCTGACGGTGTGGTGCTGACAGCGCTGACGGGTGAAACCGCGCCCGTGGCCGGCGACGGCCCCTTCCGCGCCCTGAACAGCGCCCTGTCATCCCACGGTGCGGCCCTGCGCGTGGCTGCCGGTGTGACGCTGGCCAGCCCCGTGGAACTGGTCTTCATCGCCGCGACCAGCGGGGACAAGGCCGCCCTGTGGAACCCTCGCATTACCATCGACATTGCCGACGGGGCCGAGGCGACGGTGGTGGAACATCATGTCGGCGCCAATGCCGGCGCCTATATCAGTAATATCGTGGCCGATGTCAGCGTGGGTGCCAGTGCCCGCCTGCATCATTACAAATTGCAGGCCGAAGGGCTGGAGGCCTGGCATCTGGCCAACGTGTCCACCCATCTGGCCCAGGATGCCGTCTATGACACGTTCGTCCTGAACCTTGGCGCGCGGCTGGCCCGGCATGAGGCGCGGCAGGTGCT
Proteins encoded in this region:
- the sufD gene encoding Fe-S cluster assembly protein SufD, which codes for MRDEQNQTARNFVEQVVALAPALVGPRADGLDRFAKAGLPSTRAEAWKFTNLRGLDKLTLGPAPDAATVTVDAIPTALDTPAPRLVFVAGQYRADLSRVGDLPDGVVLTALTGETAPVAGDGPFRALNSALSSHGAALRVAAGVTLASPVELVFIAATSGDKAALWNPRITIDIADGAEATVVEHHVGANAGAYISNIVADVSVGASARLHHYKLQAEGLEAWHLANVSTHLAQDAVYDTFVLNLGARLARHEARQVLDGTGIEARVSGAYAITGNQVSDITTLIDHAKPHCTSREVVKGVIDGSARAVFQGKIVVRPDAQKTDGYQLNRALLLSDNAEINSKPELEIYADDVKCSHGATAGELDENQMFYLRARGISRDAARVLLIGAFLDEALEEIIDETVRAYFRARAEAWMGAR